In one window of Massilibacterium senegalense DNA:
- a CDS encoding ABC transporter substrate-binding protein, which translates to MKKVCMTSFVMIAVLVFVLTGCSSKEENSAVEAAGEKQKNNKLVVYTAGPTGLAEELENAFEQKTGMTVEVFQGTTGKVLARLESEKANPVADVVILASLPAMEGLKEQGALLAYKEAKGKEAINPEWSDKDGYFYGYSASALGIVYNTNNVKEAPKEWEDLTKPEWKGKIAIPDPSQSGSALDFLYGYTQGNPDAWKTIGAWKDNDLMLAGANKEALETVVTGSKDIVISGVDYMTYAAKADGEPVDVLYPESGTVVSPRPAGILKEAQNVEGAKQFIDFLLSDEGQQLVGDAYLLPGNENTPLKDRAPLKDIPTITFDWNDNEQQTTEIIEKFKEMYEQ; encoded by the coding sequence ATGAAAAAGGTATGTATGACTAGTTTTGTAATGATAGCAGTCCTCGTGTTTGTGCTTACAGGTTGTTCTTCAAAAGAAGAAAATAGTGCAGTAGAAGCAGCGGGCGAAAAGCAAAAAAATAATAAACTTGTCGTCTACACAGCAGGTCCTACCGGTTTAGCGGAAGAGTTAGAAAATGCTTTTGAACAAAAAACCGGGATGACAGTAGAAGTGTTTCAAGGAACAACAGGAAAAGTGTTAGCACGATTAGAATCTGAAAAAGCAAATCCAGTCGCTGACGTTGTCATTTTAGCTTCGTTACCAGCGATGGAAGGATTAAAGGAACAAGGAGCGTTACTTGCATATAAAGAAGCAAAAGGAAAAGAGGCTATAAATCCTGAATGGTCTGATAAAGATGGTTATTTTTATGGCTACAGTGCTTCTGCATTAGGTATCGTGTATAACACAAACAACGTAAAAGAAGCGCCAAAAGAGTGGGAAGACTTAACGAAGCCAGAATGGAAAGGAAAAATCGCAATCCCTGACCCAAGTCAATCAGGTTCAGCGTTAGACTTTTTATATGGCTACACACAAGGAAATCCTGATGCTTGGAAAACGATTGGAGCATGGAAAGACAACGATTTAATGTTAGCAGGTGCGAATAAAGAAGCGTTAGAAACAGTTGTCACTGGTTCAAAAGACATCGTGATTTCAGGGGTTGACTACATGACGTATGCAGCAAAAGCAGACGGGGAACCCGTTGATGTGTTGTATCCAGAAAGCGGTACTGTCGTGAGCCCGCGTCCGGCAGGTATTTTAAAAGAAGCTCAAAATGTAGAAGGAGCGAAACAATTTATTGACTTTTTACTTTCTGATGAAGGACAACAATTAGTGGGTGACGCTTATTTATTACCTGGGAACGAAAACACACCACTGAAAGACCGTGCACCGCTAAAAGATATTCCAACAATCACATTTGACTGGAATGATAACGAACAACAAACAACAGAAATTATTGAAAAATTCAAAGAAATGTATGAGCAGTAA
- a CDS encoding flagellin yields MAGQTYTFRLDRAAGTVKIGSTTAETAQYLLAAMLTNPRFEDDGSTNAMIAIKERPGQVTGVDIEATVLLAAPPQMSSVVFKMESPLAEKEVLNIFGIVFEETKDGNVTEEGNIALDLNVYQTTTEQATFITNYLNTIEGLHAEQYEDIITIDIDSTNSSTISSPYVDEAERHPFEAILQVGANTGQTMAIEIDDIRAIPLRVSIPNPDWNVYTKDGTKIHYVSTPNVTRDYGTYYTEYSLDISSAETSSVAITAIDEAIHQLSHERGKIGAYTNRLGQTMNYLENTSEKLQAAESRIRDADMAKEMMGLMRENILTHMHETLLAQANQTNENTLYLLRDMINWS; encoded by the coding sequence GTGGCGGGACAGACGTATACGTTTCGTTTAGACAGGGCGGCGGGAACGGTAAAAATCGGCAGTACCACAGCCGAAACAGCACAATATTTACTAGCAGCTATGTTAACGAACCCACGCTTTGAAGATGACGGCAGTACGAATGCGATGATTGCCATAAAAGAACGACCGGGACAAGTGACCGGTGTTGATATCGAAGCAACCGTTCTGTTAGCCGCACCACCGCAAATGAGTTCCGTCGTGTTTAAAATGGAAAGCCCACTAGCAGAAAAAGAAGTACTGAACATTTTTGGCATTGTATTTGAAGAAACGAAAGACGGAAATGTGACGGAAGAAGGAAACATCGCACTCGATTTAAACGTCTATCAAACGACGACCGAACAAGCAACGTTTATTACAAACTATTTAAATACAATCGAAGGACTGCACGCGGAACAATACGAAGACATTATTACCATCGACATCGATTCTACTAATAGCTCTACCATTTCATCTCCATATGTAGACGAAGCAGAACGCCACCCCTTTGAAGCGATTCTTCAAGTAGGAGCCAATACAGGCCAAACGATGGCGATTGAAATTGATGACATACGCGCCATCCCGCTCCGCGTCAGCATTCCAAATCCCGATTGGAACGTGTATACGAAAGATGGAACGAAAATTCACTACGTTTCCACTCCAAACGTCACACGAGATTACGGCACGTATTATACGGAGTATTCCTTAGATATTTCTTCCGCTGAAACATCATCCGTCGCTATTACCGCAATCGATGAAGCAATTCACCAACTCTCGCACGAACGAGGAAAAATCGGCGCCTATACGAACCGATTAGGTCAGACGATGAACTATCTTGAAAACACGAGCGAAAAACTACAAGCAGCAGAAAGTAGAATTCGCGATGCGGATATGGCAAAAGAAATGATGGGATTAATGCGGGAAAACATTTTAACGCATATGCATGAAACACTTTTGGCGCAGGCGAATCAAACGAATGAAAATACGTTGTATTTGTTGCGAGATATGATTAATTGGTCGTGA
- a CDS encoding ABC transporter permease, with amino-acid sequence MERKKGLFLTIVIVLAVLIIAPILMVLYYTFFDGQKVDVGRFIELVMTKKMLTVFWQSIWLGFLVIIGTTIFALPLAFIMTKTSFRRYRSLDIIFTIPFMTPPYIGAMGWILFMQENGFLQQLLKKDHHITEWFFSLPGMVLIMSLHLYPFLYLMLKNALLRLQGSFQDATTIFGKGRLSNFWKVMLPLLLSSYALGSLLIFIKTLAEFGTPATFGKRIGYEVFTTEIHAQLSSWPIDIRMATSMSLVLLSTCLLVWYVQNTISRKFSYSTLSGKMPPLREKKQSFFVRVLSIGYVLCLIGISIGIPYFSILAVSLMKVRGNGLSLDNISFVYYQQLFQIDSKGYEAFMNSLLFSLTASVITIILGTMIALFVQKGQTKTAATVDFMSLLPNTIPGIVIVVGLIMLWNHPALPVTIYNTKWMPVVTYVVLFLPYAVQYIKASYNQIDASIFQSARIFSPNKRSVIFNITLPLLLPGMFAAWMMTFIISMRELVGSLLVLPPSVQTVATFIYAQFEQGNVSLGMAMAVVTVLITIIVMLIVNQLQKGREHV; translated from the coding sequence ATGGAACGAAAGAAAGGTTTGTTTCTTACCATCGTCATCGTGTTAGCGGTTCTTATTATCGCACCGATTCTGATGGTTTTATATTACACATTTTTTGATGGACAGAAGGTAGATGTCGGCCGTTTTATTGAATTAGTCATGACGAAAAAAATGCTAACAGTATTTTGGCAATCAATTTGGCTCGGCTTTTTAGTCATCATCGGAACGACGATTTTTGCGTTACCACTCGCTTTTATTATGACCAAAACGTCTTTTCGCCGTTATCGTTCACTAGATATCATCTTTACAATCCCCTTTATGACCCCGCCTTATATCGGTGCGATGGGATGGATTTTATTTATGCAAGAAAACGGCTTTTTACAACAATTATTAAAGAAAGACCATCACATCACAGAATGGTTCTTTTCATTACCAGGCATGGTGCTCATTATGAGTTTGCATCTTTATCCTTTTTTATACTTAATGTTAAAAAATGCACTCCTTCGTTTACAAGGATCGTTTCAAGATGCGACGACGATTTTCGGAAAAGGACGTCTCTCTAACTTTTGGAAAGTCATGTTACCATTATTACTTTCCAGTTACGCGTTAGGCTCGCTCCTTATTTTCATTAAAACATTAGCAGAGTTCGGCACACCCGCCACTTTCGGAAAACGAATTGGTTACGAAGTATTCACAACAGAAATTCATGCCCAACTCTCATCATGGCCAATCGACATCCGCATGGCAACAAGCATGTCTCTCGTGTTACTTAGTACGTGCTTACTCGTATGGTACGTACAAAACACGATAAGCCGAAAATTTTCTTACAGTACGTTATCAGGAAAAATGCCACCGCTACGCGAGAAAAAGCAGTCGTTCTTCGTCCGCGTGTTAAGCATCGGTTACGTCTTGTGTTTAATCGGTATCTCCATCGGCATCCCGTACTTTTCAATTTTAGCAGTGTCGCTAATGAAAGTACGAGGAAATGGATTATCACTTGATAACATTTCATTCGTTTATTATCAACAACTTTTTCAAATCGATTCAAAAGGATACGAAGCGTTTATGAACAGTTTACTCTTTTCCTTAACTGCTTCTGTTATCACGATCATTCTTGGAACCATGATTGCTTTATTCGTACAAAAAGGGCAAACAAAAACAGCTGCAACGGTTGATTTTATGAGCCTATTACCAAATACAATTCCAGGCATCGTCATCGTTGTCGGGTTGATTATGCTTTGGAATCATCCGGCATTACCCGTCACGATTTACAATACGAAATGGATGCCGGTTGTCACATATGTCGTTTTATTTTTACCGTACGCCGTACAGTACATTAAAGCATCGTACAACCAAATCGACGCATCAATTTTTCAATCGGCACGTATTTTTAGCCCAAATAAAAGGAGCGTCATTTTTAACATCACACTTCCGTTATTATTACCAGGAATGTTTGCGGCGTGGATGATGACGTTTATTATTTCCATGCGAGAATTAGTCGGCTCCTTACTCGTCTTACCACCATCCGTTCAAACGGTTGCAACGTTTATTTATGCCCAATTCGAACAAGGAAACGTCAGCCTCGGCATGGCCATGGCAGTTGTCACCGTCCTGATTACAATCATCGTCATGCTTATCGTGAATCAACTACAAAAGGGAAGGGAACACGTATGA
- a CDS encoding LysR family transcriptional regulator: MNTIKLKSFCLLVEQQKMTDVASTLQVKQPTVSFHIQSLEEEMGVKLFHTHTGRYFLTEAGEAFYHYAKKIIQLEKELSIVMKEYTEGKRGALRIGASGVPAFYFIPQIFHTFMLKHPHHKLSLEVGTAPEIEALVEQHKLDCGIIMKGKGTSSPNLIRKSLATDEVVLAFSTSHPIHTRNTFSVHELQNEKILVHKYTSSTKELLTSWMEEHQVKLEHIIELDSFTTIKKMITLGNCVTFISRLAIQEEVEKGVLTYRSLGTEKSWREVQLIFHEDHWNGVMMEEFFGVVSEVIKGVVT; the protein is encoded by the coding sequence ATGAATACAATCAAATTAAAAAGTTTCTGCTTACTCGTGGAACAGCAAAAAATGACAGACGTCGCATCCACTTTACAAGTGAAACAACCAACCGTATCATTTCATATCCAATCGTTAGAAGAAGAAATGGGAGTCAAGTTATTTCATACGCATACAGGAAGATACTTTTTAACAGAAGCGGGAGAAGCGTTTTACCATTATGCAAAAAAGATCATCCAATTAGAAAAGGAACTCTCCATCGTGATGAAAGAATATACAGAAGGAAAAAGAGGAGCATTACGAATCGGCGCAAGCGGTGTCCCCGCCTTTTATTTCATTCCGCAAATTTTTCATACATTTATGCTGAAACATCCGCACCACAAACTATCATTAGAAGTCGGAACCGCACCAGAAATCGAAGCATTAGTCGAACAACACAAATTAGACTGCGGAATTATTATGAAAGGAAAAGGAACATCATCGCCAAATTTAATTCGAAAATCTTTAGCCACAGACGAAGTCGTACTCGCCTTTTCAACGAGTCATCCCATCCATACGAGAAACACATTTTCAGTCCATGAATTGCAGAATGAAAAAATATTAGTGCATAAATACACATCATCAACGAAAGAATTACTTACCTCATGGATGGAAGAACATCAAGTGAAATTAGAACATATTATTGAACTCGATTCTTTTACAACGATTAAGAAAATGATTACGCTGGGGAATTGTGTTACTTTTATTTCACGATTAGCGATTCAGGAAGAAGTGGAGAAAGGAGTGTTGACATATCGGTCGCTTGGCACGGAGAAATCTTGGCGGGAAGTACAGTTGATTTTTCATGAAGATCATTGGAATGGAGTGATGATGGAGGAGTTTTTTGGAGTTGTGAGTGAGGTGATTAAAGGAGTGGTTACTTAA
- a CDS encoding flagellin N-terminal helical domain-containing protein — MQVNNISIFLNTYRQFKVSNEKKVRMIERLSSERRINRAADDPNGLAILEKMRGQIRGLNQAYRNVLDGYSLLQTADGVLEEGHSILQRMREIAVQAGNDTKKNSVN; from the coding sequence ATGCAAGTAAACAATATTTCTATTTTTTTAAACACGTATCGTCAATTTAAAGTATCGAATGAGAAAAAAGTTCGAATGATCGAACGGTTATCGTCCGAAAGACGGATTAATCGAGCAGCGGATGACCCGAATGGATTAGCGATTTTGGAAAAAATGCGGGGACAAATTCGCGGGTTAAATCAAGCCTATCGTAACGTCTTAGATGGCTATTCGTTGTTACAAACGGCCGATGGGGTGTTAGAAGAAGGACATTCGATTTTACAACGAATGCGAGAAATTGCCGTACAAGCAGGGAATGATACCAAGAAGAATTCAGTCAATTAA
- a CDS encoding Fic family protein, with translation MNKVHTLLVVWQNTENRLYYHIGTLSHCNDIYEFSYTNYGSPHGKVQEVLEHGYMLHPAFPDVNRTYRSKTLFLAFNRRLASTDRQDFHAIMCDLGLNENATKMEILQQTRGRLASDTYSFEQPLRREANEKLYSNFYVRGMRHRNLPTGWSHWLKVNDKVRLLKNIAIIQSTRASNALEGIMITDRRLKSIMESKTNPIDQSEGEIAGYRDVLQLIHSSYEAIPVNTNTILQLHKELYTYISIEGGHWKNVDNVISKTYLDGTKHIRFEPVSAFETPDMMRLLCQELRERMSKEDVEPLILISIFILDFLSIHPFNDGNG, from the coding sequence ATGAATAAAGTTCATACACTTTTAGTTGTATGGCAAAATACAGAAAATAGATTGTATTATCATATAGGGACTCTTTCTCATTGTAATGATATCTATGAGTTTTCTTACACAAATTACGGGTCACCTCATGGAAAAGTCCAAGAGGTATTAGAACATGGCTATATGTTACACCCTGCTTTCCCTGATGTAAACAGGACATACCGCTCTAAAACTCTTTTTTTAGCTTTTAATCGACGATTAGCTTCTACGGATCGTCAGGATTTTCATGCTATCATGTGCGATTTAGGTTTGAATGAAAATGCTACAAAAATGGAAATCCTGCAACAGACAAGAGGGCGATTAGCAAGCGACACATATTCTTTTGAACAACCATTACGTCGAGAAGCTAATGAAAAATTATACTCTAATTTTTATGTCCGTGGAATGAGACATCGCAATCTCCCTACCGGATGGTCTCATTGGTTAAAAGTGAATGACAAAGTGAGATTATTAAAAAATATAGCCATCATCCAATCGACAAGGGCTTCTAATGCGCTTGAAGGGATTATGATTACGGATCGTCGTTTAAAGAGTATTATGGAAAGTAAAACTAATCCAATTGACCAATCAGAAGGAGAAATTGCAGGATATCGAGATGTCCTACAGCTTATTCACTCATCGTATGAAGCGATTCCAGTAAACACAAATACTATTTTGCAATTGCACAAAGAATTATACACGTATATTTCTATCGAAGGCGGTCATTGGAAAAACGTTGATAATGTAATTAGTAAAACATATCTAGATGGTACGAAACATATTCGTTTTGAACCTGTTTCAGCATTTGAAACACCAGATATGATGCGATTGCTTTGTCAAGAGTTACGGGAGCGAATGAGTAAAGAAGACGTAGAACCTTTGATTTTAATTAGTATTTTTATTTTGGATTTTTTATCGATTCATCCATTTAATGATGGCAATGGTTGA
- a CDS encoding Fic family protein: MARILTLLLLYQFGFEVRCYISLEKTIEQSKKRYYETLRQSSVGWHDNKNNVLPWINYLLGTFVAAYKELEERVGVIETRKGNKADRVQRYIEHKIGFFTKEDIRQACPDVSDATINRILKKLKDEEYIAVDGLGRSAKWKKI, encoded by the coding sequence ATGGCGCGTATATTAACATTGTTATTGCTTTATCAATTTGGCTTCGAAGTCAGATGTTATATTAGTTTAGAAAAAACTATCGAACAATCGAAAAAACGTTATTACGAAACACTACGTCAATCTTCGGTAGGATGGCATGATAATAAAAATAATGTTTTACCATGGATTAATTATTTATTAGGTACCTTTGTTGCAGCCTATAAGGAGCTTGAAGAACGTGTAGGTGTGATAGAAACGAGAAAAGGAAATAAAGCAGATAGAGTTCAACGATATATTGAACATAAAATTGGCTTCTTTACAAAAGAGGACATTCGTCAAGCTTGTCCTGACGTTAGCGATGCGACGATTAATCGTATATTAAAGAAATTAAAGGATGAAGAATATATTGCTGTAGATGGATTAGGAAGAAGTGCAAAGTGGAAAAAGATTTGA
- the pseG gene encoding UDP-2,4-diacetamido-2,4,6-trideoxy-beta-L-altropyranose hydrolase, which yields MRRVLIRVDAATNIGTGHVMRCLTLAHALKKKEYRISFICRKHIGHMADYIKSQGFDVYLLPRLIEIKRFNYLTWIGATIENDVYECMKIIQSLKQEIDWMIVDHYGIDENWELIIKKHVNRILVIDDLANRKHNCDILLDQNFTYNYEKRYNHLVNKDALKLLGPKYTILREEFIQARHSLPHKNGKIEHLLVFFGGSDDTNETMKILQSFKLLTLYKIEKIEVDVVVGINNQMKEEIKNICSKFENIHFHFNINYMAELMKRADLAICASGSTTWERYCLGLPGIVIATAENQIPIAESLQIYEIDTYLGMYSDVSQENLIKVLKKMLVNEDEYTFHLKQKKCLELIDGQGINVLVDKLV from the coding sequence TTGAGAAGAGTTTTAATTCGTGTTGATGCAGCAACAAATATCGGAACAGGTCATGTTATGCGTTGTTTAACTTTAGCACATGCACTTAAAAAAAAAGAATATCGTATTTCTTTTATTTGTAGAAAACATATTGGACATATGGCTGATTATATAAAGTCACAAGGATTTGATGTATATCTTTTACCCAGATTAATTGAAATAAAACGCTTTAACTATTTGACATGGATTGGAGCAACAATAGAAAATGATGTCTATGAATGTATGAAAATCATTCAATCTTTGAAACAAGAAATTGATTGGATGATAGTTGATCATTATGGGATTGATGAGAATTGGGAATTAATCATAAAAAAACATGTTAATCGTATTTTAGTTATTGATGATTTAGCAAATCGAAAGCATAATTGTGATATTTTATTAGATCAAAACTTTACCTATAATTATGAAAAACGTTATAATCATTTAGTGAATAAAGATGCTTTAAAATTATTAGGACCTAAGTACACAATATTACGTGAAGAATTTATTCAAGCTCGACATTCATTGCCTCATAAGAATGGTAAAATAGAACATTTGCTTGTATTCTTTGGTGGAAGTGACGATACTAACGAGACTATGAAGATATTACAGTCATTTAAATTATTAACATTATATAAAATAGAAAAAATAGAAGTAGATGTTGTGGTTGGAATAAATAATCAAATGAAAGAAGAAATTAAAAATATTTGCAGTAAATTTGAAAACATACATTTTCATTTCAATATAAATTATATGGCTGAATTAATGAAACGAGCGGATTTAGCTATTTGTGCAAGTGGATCAACTACATGGGAACGTTATTGTTTAGGATTGCCAGGTATTGTAATAGCTACAGCAGAAAATCAAATCCCAATAGCTGAATCATTACAAATTTATGAGATTGACACTTATTTAGGGATGTATTCAGATGTCTCTCAGGAAAATTTAATAAAGGTCTTAAAAAAAATGCTAGTGAACGAAGATGAATATACATTTCATTTAAAGCAAAAAAAATGTTTAGAATTAATCGATGGTCAAGGAATTAATGTATTAGTTGATAAATTAGTTTGA
- a CDS encoding DUF429 domain-containing protein has product MNDYPVGVDGCKAGRIAVAKQNNQWEVSLFPTILRLWSTHKQASLILIDIPIGLPNKQQTVRKCDQEARKILAPKRSASIFSAPSREAVYASNYAEANEKNRQVTGKGLSKQSWNISPKIREVDGLLMREEEAIGKLKEAHPEVCFVKWANEPMQYNKKQKEGLEERMQLLRSFDPTIESVIEQTLSTYKRSQVALDDIVDAFVLAVTASLGKNQLQSIPEKQQIDEKGIPMEITYWEWYFFK; this is encoded by the coding sequence ATGAACGATTATCCAGTAGGTGTTGACGGCTGCAAAGCAGGAAGGATTGCCGTCGCAAAACAGAATAACCAATGGGAAGTTTCCTTATTCCCAACTATTCTCCGTCTATGGTCTACCCACAAACAAGCATCTCTTATTTTAATCGATATCCCAATCGGATTACCAAATAAGCAACAAACAGTCCGAAAATGTGACCAAGAAGCCAGAAAAATTTTAGCACCAAAGCGGAGTGCGAGTATTTTTTCTGCCCCGTCACGAGAAGCGGTGTATGCTTCTAACTACGCAGAAGCAAATGAGAAAAACAGACAAGTGACCGGAAAAGGTTTATCGAAACAATCGTGGAATATTTCACCAAAAATTCGAGAAGTCGATGGGTTGTTAATGCGGGAAGAAGAGGCGATAGGGAAGTTAAAAGAAGCTCATCCCGAAGTATGTTTTGTAAAATGGGCGAACGAACCGATGCAATACAATAAAAAGCAAAAAGAAGGCTTGGAAGAACGAATGCAACTTCTTCGTTCCTTTGATCCAACAATAGAAAGTGTCATAGAACAAACACTAAGTACATATAAACGAAGCCAAGTAGCGTTAGATGATATCGTCGATGCATTTGTTCTTGCTGTAACGGCTTCGTTAGGAAAAAATCAGTTACAATCCATTCCCGAAAAACAACAAATAGATGAAAAGGGAATCCCAATGGAAATCACATACTGGGAATGGTACTTTTTCAAATGA
- a CDS encoding ABC transporter ATP-binding protein, with amino-acid sequence MRLSVEGISKKYGEQEVLKNISINFDNGQFFTLLGQSGCGKTTLLKIIAGLEEATTGRITFEEEVMFSTRENINVAPNKRQLSFVFQDYALWPHMTVYENVAFGLKLKKEKEKERQIVMEMLEKVRLSGLENRKPGELSGGQQQRVALARALAINPKVILFDEPLSALDAILREELQSEILDIIQQVDCKVIFVTHNQMEAMTMSNQILVMHEGKVVQMGTPEHIYDKPETTYVANLIGKANWLPNQQKMIRPEKLSLEKRADDVEFTGVIRESRFLGDRYLIRMNVGEEAWYVYTKKRLHVGEMCSVYANKKDFHSVGGLK; translated from the coding sequence ATGCGCTTAAGCGTTGAAGGTATTTCTAAAAAGTATGGAGAGCAAGAAGTGTTAAAAAATATTTCAATCAATTTTGATAACGGCCAATTTTTCACACTGCTCGGTCAATCCGGGTGCGGGAAAACGACGCTTTTAAAAATTATTGCCGGGTTAGAAGAGGCGACGACTGGGCGGATTACGTTTGAAGAGGAAGTGATGTTTTCTACACGAGAAAACATTAACGTCGCGCCGAATAAGCGGCAATTATCGTTTGTTTTTCAAGATTATGCGTTATGGCCCCATATGACGGTGTATGAAAATGTTGCCTTTGGATTGAAATTAAAAAAAGAGAAAGAAAAAGAGCGTCAGATTGTGATGGAAATGTTAGAAAAAGTGCGGCTATCTGGCTTGGAAAATCGGAAACCAGGTGAACTTTCCGGTGGACAACAGCAACGGGTCGCACTCGCACGAGCACTTGCGATTAATCCGAAAGTGATTTTATTTGATGAGCCGTTAAGTGCATTAGATGCGATTTTACGGGAAGAGTTGCAATCTGAAATTTTAGATATTATTCAGCAAGTCGATTGTAAAGTGATTTTTGTGACACATAACCAAATGGAAGCGATGACGATGTCTAATCAAATTCTTGTCATGCACGAAGGGAAAGTCGTGCAAATGGGGACACCAGAACACATTTATGACAAGCCTGAAACGACGTACGTTGCTAACTTAATCGGAAAAGCGAACTGGCTTCCGAATCAACAGAAGATGATTCGTCCAGAAAAGTTATCGTTAGAAAAACGAGCGGACGATGTAGAGTTTACCGGCGTCATTCGTGAAAGTCGCTTTTTAGGCGATCGTTACCTAATCCGGATGAACGTTGGAGAAGAAGCGTGGTATGTGTATACGAAAAAGCGGTTACATGTCGGTGAAATGTGTTCCGTTTATGCAAATAAAAAAGATTTTCATTCTGTAGGAGGATTAAAATGA
- a CDS encoding MBL fold metallo-hydrolase: MTVTFQAIGGVGEYGKNCFYIEGKNSRILLDCGIKRGTKTEYPEVEKMNIKALDAVFLSHIHDDHCIGLPLLYKQGYKGNVIMSEETKNKLPQAFKKWRHNQEKKEQIPYSTKDEQAIQMHTFSYETKGKWIIINDHLRFQWSLSGHVIGGVSYLIQMEDQLIYYSGDFSSESLFLQAEYPTNLKEKLDLAIIDSGHANLAIQKEQVQIIIDEMNGKNRILFPVPKYGRGIELLSYITNRTERMIYCDTRLLEGIQYYLQHENYLKKHGRLLLEWLTIHKRIQFLQIEEMDVAKEGVFFICDPKLLHHAITYEQLGEDRETKFIFTDYIEQEGKVEKMLQKSKQAVRVPYKVHQNKDELERMMHMLQARENVFFHSEKAVYERLKDMFQKKYRLYY; encoded by the coding sequence ATGACGGTCACATTTCAAGCAATCGGCGGAGTCGGTGAATACGGAAAAAACTGCTTTTACATAGAAGGCAAGAACAGCCGCATTTTACTAGATTGCGGCATTAAACGTGGCACAAAAACCGAATACCCAGAAGTAGAAAAAATGAACATAAAAGCATTAGATGCTGTGTTCCTATCACACATCCATGACGACCACTGCATCGGATTACCGCTATTATACAAACAAGGCTACAAAGGAAACGTCATCATGAGCGAAGAAACGAAAAACAAACTTCCACAAGCATTCAAAAAATGGCGACACAATCAAGAAAAGAAAGAACAAATCCCTTACAGCACAAAAGACGAACAAGCGATTCAAATGCACACCTTTTCCTACGAAACAAAAGGAAAGTGGATCATCATTAACGACCACTTACGCTTTCAATGGTCTTTAAGCGGACACGTCATCGGCGGCGTCTCGTACTTGATTCAAATGGAAGATCAATTGATTTACTATTCCGGTGACTTTTCTAGCGAATCTTTATTTTTACAAGCAGAATACCCAACGAACTTAAAAGAAAAGCTAGACCTTGCCATCATCGACAGTGGTCATGCCAACCTAGCGATACAAAAAGAACAAGTGCAAATAATCATAGATGAAATGAACGGAAAAAACCGCATCCTATTCCCCGTCCCCAAGTACGGAAGAGGCATCGAGCTACTCTCTTACATCACCAACCGCACAGAAAGAATGATTTACTGCGATACTCGCTTACTTGAAGGCATTCAGTACTATTTACAACATGAAAATTACTTAAAAAAACACGGACGATTGCTATTGGAATGGTTAACAATTCATAAACGCATTCAATTTTTACAAATAGAAGAAATGGATGTAGCGAAGGAAGGCGTCTTTTTCATCTGTGACCCTAAGTTGTTACACCATGCGATCACTTACGAACAATTAGGAGAAGACAGAGAGACAAAATTCATTTTCACCGATTATATCGAACAAGAAGGAAAAGTAGAAAAGATGCTTCAAAAGTCCAAGCAGGCAGTGAGAGTGCCTTATAAAGTGCATCAAAATAAAGACGAACTAGAGCGGATGATGCACATGTTGCAGGCGCGGGAGAATGTGTTCTTTCATAGTGAGAAAGCGGTGTATGAAAGGTTGAAAGACATGTTTCAGAAGAAGTATCGGTTGTATTATTGA